The following are from one region of the Bacteroidota bacterium genome:
- a CDS encoding PadR family transcriptional regulator: MSFLTAHRKGYGLEMVKQSDGLLKRGSVYVTLNRMQQKGYVSSKKEPAQPDEKGPPRRHYIATAKGAHALDSWKLIRSTQQGVWFTTN; encoded by the coding sequence TTGTCTTTTCTTACCGCACATCGAAAAGGCTATGGATTGGAGATGGTGAAACAGTCGGATGGACTCTTGAAGCGGGGATCTGTTTATGTAACGCTTAACCGTATGCAGCAGAAGGGCTACGTAAGTTCAAAAAAAGAACCAGCCCAACCCGACGAGAAGGGGCCACCCCGTCGTCACTACATAGCCACCGCCAAGGGTGCACATGCACTCGACTCCTGGAAACTAATCAGATCTACACAACAAGGCGTGTGGTTCACCACAAACTAG
- a CDS encoding sugar kinase has protein sequence MDVVTLGEAMVLFVPDRIGLLRYAHTFSRYVAGAESNLAVGMARLGHHVGWISRVGDDEFGQYVQAFLRGERVDVSGVKVDPDAPTGVFFKERRRSDSTRVYYYRKGSAASMLTPDDLDAAYIAQARYLHLTGITPALSAACKDTIMHALHIATEAGVPVSFDPNLRQKLWDTEAARAAYLDILPHVSLVLTSEEEAALITGTTKHTEAARILLEMGPSVVVIKLGAKGALGFTADEKVFAPVMPVDTVETVGAGDAFNAGFLSGQLRGWDLAASLKLGTILGALATTVPGDVDGLPDWEEIQPYLGGDRTIER, from the coding sequence ATGGATGTTGTGACACTGGGAGAGGCCATGGTACTGTTTGTGCCCGACCGCATCGGATTACTCCGATATGCCCATACGTTTAGCCGATATGTTGCCGGAGCAGAATCCAATCTTGCTGTTGGTATGGCACGGCTGGGGCACCACGTAGGCTGGATTAGCCGCGTTGGTGATGATGAATTTGGGCAATACGTACAGGCCTTCCTTCGGGGCGAGCGCGTGGATGTGTCGGGCGTAAAGGTTGATCCGGATGCGCCAACCGGCGTCTTCTTTAAAGAACGCCGGCGCAGCGATAGTACAAGGGTGTATTATTACCGCAAAGGTTCTGCCGCCAGTATGCTGACGCCGGATGACCTGGATGCCGCCTACATCGCCCAAGCGCGCTACCTCCACCTGACGGGCATTACGCCGGCCCTCAGTGCAGCATGCAAAGACACCATTATGCACGCGCTGCACATCGCAACCGAAGCAGGCGTACCTGTTTCGTTTGACCCGAACCTCCGCCAGAAACTGTGGGACACCGAAGCCGCCCGGGCGGCCTACCTCGATATATTGCCGCACGTTTCGCTGGTTTTGACCAGCGAAGAAGAAGCGGCGCTCATCACCGGTACCACCAAACATACGGAAGCGGCGCGTATCCTCCTTGAAATGGGTCCCTCTGTGGTTGTTATAAAACTGGGTGCCAAAGGAGCGCTTGGATTTACAGCAGACGAAAAGGTATTTGCCCCGGTTATGCCTGTTGATACCGTGGAGACGGTAGGCGCTGGCGATGCGTTTAATGCCGGCTTTCTGTCAGGACAGCTCCGCGGATGGGATCTCGCGGCCTCCCTTAAGCTGGGCACCATCCTGGGAGCGCTGGCGACCACCGTACCGGGCGACGTAGACGGGTTGCCAGACTGGGAAGAAATCCAGCCATATTTAGGCGGCGACCGGACAATTGAACGATAA
- a CDS encoding bifunctional 4-hydroxy-2-oxoglutarate aldolase/2-dehydro-3-deoxy-phosphogluconate aldolase encodes MNEHAVNTRIKETGIIAIIRGAFDEAQVLEIAETLTKGGVEAIEVTLNSTDALARISKLRETLATSAVIGAGTVRTALQAQQAIDAGAQFLVSPNLDLESVAVAKAAGIPHLPGVFTGSEAQTAHAAGCKMVKLFPAHMLGPAYLKALRAPLDDIGFVPTGGISAHNVGDYIKAGAVAVGVGSALVQGADMDRDELLSRAQRMRTVVDIARRH; translated from the coding sequence TTGAACGAGCACGCTGTTAATACACGCATAAAAGAAACGGGCATCATTGCAATTATCCGGGGCGCATTTGACGAAGCGCAAGTCCTGGAAATAGCAGAAACACTGACGAAAGGCGGGGTAGAGGCCATCGAAGTCACCCTGAACAGCACAGATGCACTGGCGCGCATTTCAAAACTGCGCGAGACCCTTGCTACATCTGCTGTTATTGGCGCGGGTACCGTGCGTACGGCATTACAAGCACAACAGGCCATTGATGCCGGCGCCCAGTTCCTTGTATCCCCCAACCTCGATCTGGAGAGTGTTGCAGTTGCAAAGGCCGCTGGCATCCCCCATCTACCCGGTGTATTTACAGGTTCAGAGGCGCAAACCGCGCATGCAGCTGGCTGCAAAATGGTAAAGCTTTTTCCTGCGCATATGCTTGGGCCAGCTTATCTCAAAGCACTACGTGCACCACTAGACGACATCGGATTTGTACCAACAGGCGGTATCAGCGCGCATAACGTGGGCGATTACATCAAGGCCGGCGCCGTTGCCGTAGGTGTAGGTAGCGCACTCGTCCAGGGAGCCGACATGGACAGGGATGAATTGCTAAGCAGGGCGCAAAGGATGCGCACCGTGGTCGATATTGCCCGCCGCCACTAA
- a CDS encoding TonB family protein, protein MQNRLVDNRYRVVARIGQGAMGKVYKAEHVYTKRPVALKIIHPQFQEDEQYRVRFLREIELACRIQHPHAVQILDAGEAESRMLYMAMEFLEGQTLSNLLKQYPEGLNLDVAIRIACQIGKALETIHEAGLVHRDLKPDNIMVLAEPGAPLFMCNVKILDFGIARDVDGVNSITGEMMIGTPKFMSPEQTRGEKLTQQSDIYNLGLILYAMLTGKEPFKSDSPVGYVFHHNMTQPKPVTALRAGVPAHIAWAIDKALSKDPDERFESAEKFIATLTVGRGMFGKAAGRPAVEAERDLMPANEAGAWKKVMVATLAVVAVAWIAVGVFSRQSSPPAFAEDAAGESLATYDSSQYLVGPPAFSMNDLPIDSLYPVVITPNWDSLDPDMLDLAVQEAPAPVAEEPVTTTPATEAPATEAPAVAAANPPASTEDVSDDEVDPNVRYYLEEGRRRVRSPLSFEAMEHSIIEKPIEENSNIVRLREKQRTTTEVSEPTLEAPKDATAGATTLPRVIDGVESLRTKLRYPMAAVAARASGIVGVRVLIDETGVVIDEEVTQSLGYGCDEEVLRVLRAARFAPALVNNKPIKAWLNLQFSFQLVNSSN, encoded by the coding sequence ATGCAAAACAGACTTGTAGATAACCGCTATCGCGTCGTTGCCCGTATTGGGCAGGGTGCTATGGGCAAAGTCTACAAGGCAGAGCACGTCTACACCAAACGCCCGGTTGCGCTCAAAATTATCCACCCGCAATTTCAAGAAGATGAACAGTACAGGGTTCGCTTCCTGCGCGAAATAGAACTGGCCTGCCGCATCCAGCATCCGCACGCGGTGCAAATCCTCGATGCCGGCGAAGCAGAATCCAGAATGCTTTATATGGCCATGGAATTTCTGGAAGGCCAGACGCTGAGTAATCTGCTCAAACAGTACCCTGAAGGCCTGAATCTGGACGTCGCCATTCGCATTGCTTGCCAGATTGGCAAAGCGCTAGAAACCATCCATGAAGCCGGACTTGTGCATCGCGACCTCAAGCCGGATAACATCATGGTGCTTGCGGAGCCCGGTGCACCGCTGTTCATGTGTAATGTCAAAATTCTCGATTTCGGCATCGCCCGTGATGTAGATGGGGTGAACTCGATCACCGGGGAAATGATGATCGGAACACCCAAGTTCATGAGTCCTGAGCAGACCCGTGGAGAAAAACTTACCCAGCAATCAGATATTTACAACCTTGGGTTAATTCTGTACGCGATGCTGACCGGCAAAGAGCCGTTTAAATCGGATTCACCCGTTGGCTATGTATTTCATCACAACATGACGCAGCCAAAGCCGGTTACGGCCCTGCGTGCTGGTGTGCCGGCGCACATTGCCTGGGCGATCGATAAAGCACTCTCCAAAGATCCCGACGAACGTTTCGAGTCGGCTGAGAAATTCATTGCAACGTTAACCGTCGGGCGAGGCATGTTTGGCAAAGCCGCCGGCCGGCCGGCTGTGGAAGCGGAGCGTGACCTTATGCCTGCTAATGAAGCAGGCGCATGGAAGAAGGTGATGGTTGCTACACTGGCTGTGGTGGCCGTAGCCTGGATCGCGGTAGGTGTTTTTTCTCGCCAGTCAAGTCCACCTGCTTTTGCTGAGGATGCTGCTGGTGAAAGCCTGGCAACCTACGACTCATCGCAGTACCTCGTTGGTCCTCCAGCCTTTTCGATGAATGATCTGCCCATTGATTCGCTTTATCCGGTTGTGATAACACCCAACTGGGATTCGCTGGATCCGGATATGCTGGACCTGGCTGTTCAGGAAGCACCGGCCCCTGTTGCTGAAGAACCCGTCACCACAACACCTGCAACTGAAGCGCCTGCCACGGAAGCACCTGCAGTTGCAGCAGCAAATCCGCCTGCGTCTACAGAAGATGTAAGCGATGACGAAGTTGATCCCAATGTCCGTTACTATCTCGAAGAAGGACGCCGGCGTGTGCGAAGCCCGCTGAGCTTTGAGGCCATGGAGCATTCGATTATTGAAAAGCCGATCGAAGAAAACTCCAACATTGTGCGTTTGCGTGAAAAACAGCGTACCACAACCGAAGTGTCTGAGCCAACCCTCGAAGCGCCAAAAGATGCTACTGCCGGTGCAACAACGCTGCCTCGCGTCATTGATGGGGTAGAGAGCCTGCGTACAAAACTTCGCTATCCGATGGCTGCAGTTGCGGCCCGTGCCTCTGGCATAGTCGGCGTGCGCGTTTTAATCGACGAAACTGGTGTGGTCATCGACGAAGAAGTTACCCAGTCTTTGGGGTATGGATGTGATGAAGAAGTCTTGCGCGTTTTGCGTGCTGCACGCTTTGCGCCGGCCCTTGTCAACAACAAGCCAATTAAAGCCTGGCTCAACCTGCAGTTCAGTTTCCAACTGGTCAATTCGTCGAATTAG
- a CDS encoding thiol-activated cytolysin family protein: MSLFRPLFCAALTLLLIAGCDSGPGANEENPEGASIGDFIQNLSYNADELLNVQSQDQARDVLSTEEETTPIGNDDRTCVSTTFDLKNNFEDIAILRPTQDVIWPGALVEANQSLLDGLPEPARFSRAPVKIRLDLPGIGTNGTRIVEDPDLANVQNEIDAALEWWNANAFQEGYRNASSSFNRVTSSFSSEQAALDVGLNVKWATGDVSSQFGFTTSSTRNVVMATYKQAFYTASFVQENGSRPEDVFGPDVTLDEVNAAFDSDAPPAYIASVTYGRIIMFRMETSSSYKSADVEAAFSYAAGADVDGDVAAFYEQILSDATVEVITLGGNAAVASNAVEARTAGDLVPIITGENAVYSRENPGVPISYTVKYLKDDQLAKLGYTTSYTAVECSTSRARDSITITLDKYKVIRDCDAGPGDFEFEATVSNGSTVEGDHSKTISLNDGESSAINEEITFLANRTTDNKFSVKFHAKERDDPPFQDPNYNDLNRSVTKEHVFGPTGWTNLADAEDVPIIIEVSKAASCVTELHYKAKVE; the protein is encoded by the coding sequence ATGTCTTTATTCCGACCATTGTTTTGTGCCGCCCTCACCCTGCTGCTTATTGCCGGCTGTGATAGTGGCCCTGGTGCAAACGAAGAAAACCCTGAAGGCGCATCTATAGGGGATTTTATCCAAAACCTGAGTTATAACGCGGATGAACTGCTCAACGTGCAGTCGCAGGACCAGGCCCGCGATGTGCTGTCTACAGAAGAAGAGACGACACCCATCGGCAACGATGACCGCACGTGTGTGAGTACCACGTTTGATTTGAAAAATAATTTTGAAGACATCGCAATTCTGCGTCCCACCCAGGATGTGATCTGGCCCGGCGCGCTAGTTGAGGCAAATCAGTCGCTGCTGGATGGCTTGCCGGAGCCGGCTCGCTTTTCACGCGCACCCGTGAAGATCAGGCTTGACCTGCCAGGTATCGGTACCAACGGCACCCGCATCGTGGAGGACCCCGATCTTGCCAACGTGCAGAATGAAATTGATGCAGCGCTGGAGTGGTGGAATGCAAACGCGTTCCAGGAAGGCTACCGCAATGCTTCCAGTTCATTTAACCGCGTAACGTCTTCGTTCTCGTCTGAGCAGGCAGCGCTGGATGTGGGGCTCAACGTAAAATGGGCTACGGGAGACGTAAGCTCGCAGTTCGGATTCACCACGTCGTCTACCCGTAACGTTGTGATGGCAACCTACAAGCAAGCTTTTTATACCGCCTCCTTTGTACAGGAAAATGGCAGCCGGCCAGAAGACGTGTTTGGCCCGGATGTAACCCTGGATGAAGTGAATGCAGCTTTCGATAGCGATGCACCGCCGGCGTATATTGCTTCGGTCACTTATGGACGCATTATCATGTTTCGCATGGAGACCTCAAGCTCATACAAGTCGGCTGATGTAGAAGCTGCATTCAGCTATGCAGCAGGTGCAGATGTGGATGGAGACGTGGCTGCGTTTTATGAGCAGATTTTGTCAGATGCTACGGTAGAGGTTATAACACTGGGGGGGAATGCGGCTGTTGCATCAAATGCTGTCGAGGCCCGGACTGCCGGCGACCTGGTGCCGATCATCACGGGCGAAAATGCCGTCTATTCCCGTGAAAACCCTGGTGTGCCTATTTCCTACACCGTCAAATATCTGAAAGACGATCAGTTGGCCAAACTTGGATATACCACCTCCTACACTGCGGTGGAATGCTCCACGTCCAGAGCACGGGATTCGATAACGATCACACTGGACAAGTACAAAGTGATCAGAGATTGTGATGCCGGCCCTGGTGATTTCGAATTTGAGGCAACGGTTAGTAATGGCAGCACCGTCGAAGGTGACCACTCCAAGACCATCTCACTGAATGATGGAGAATCTTCGGCAATCAATGAAGAGATTACATTTCTTGCGAATCGGACAACAGATAACAAGTTTTCAGTCAAGTTTCACGCAAAAGAGCGGGACGATCCGCCCTTTCAGGATCCTAACTACAATGATCTGAATCGGTCTGTTACCAAAGAACATGTATTTGGGCCCACAGGGTGGACCAATCTTGCTGATGCGGAAGATGTACCTATTATTATCGAGGTGAGCAAAGCTGCCAGCTGTGTTACGGAGCTGCACTACAAAGCAAAAGTAGAGTAA
- a CDS encoding sigma-70 family RNA polymerase sigma factor, with amino-acid sequence MSDKRNQVTALLAALGESSEEAMGALLPMVYDELRMLAKRQLQGQQSNHTLNTTALVHEAYFKLVNQEAASWQDRAHFLSVAAIAMRQILINYAHKRRAQKRGGGQALATFNEALMGGESTRAEELIALDEALERLKAMNERQSEVVTFRFFGGLTHEEIAKVLEVSVPTVRRDWRIAKAWLVRELSQES; translated from the coding sequence ATGTCGGATAAAAGGAACCAGGTTACAGCTTTGCTTGCAGCGCTGGGTGAAAGCAGCGAAGAAGCCATGGGCGCACTGCTCCCAATGGTTTATGATGAATTGCGCATGCTTGCTAAACGACAATTGCAAGGACAGCAATCCAATCACACGCTCAACACCACGGCACTTGTTCACGAAGCGTACTTCAAGTTAGTCAACCAGGAAGCTGCGTCCTGGCAAGATCGGGCGCACTTTCTTTCCGTCGCTGCGATTGCCATGCGGCAAATCCTGATTAACTACGCGCATAAGCGACGTGCGCAAAAACGCGGTGGTGGTCAGGCATTGGCTACCTTCAACGAAGCCCTGATGGGTGGAGAATCAACGCGCGCTGAAGAATTGATTGCACTTGATGAGGCGCTGGAACGGCTCAAAGCCATGAATGAACGCCAAAGCGAAGTAGTGACCTTTCGTTTTTTCGGGGGACTGACCCACGAAGAAATTGCAAAAGTGCTTGAGGTATCGGTCCCAACGGTCAGGCGAGACTGGCGTATTGCCAAAGCCTGGCTCGTCCGAGAATTATCCCAGGAATCCTGA
- a CDS encoding serine/threonine-protein kinase: MTPERWNLVQEIFEKAVTVAPADLASFLKDACKGDAALHEEVLSLLKADEEEGSMLEGHVLDAVDVGELSDALSLDGKEIGPYRLIRQLGEGGMGLVYLAERADGVFEQQVALKLIKRGMDTDRIIRRFEAERKILARLQHDNIARVFDGGITDDGLPYFVMEYVDGEPIDTYCDTQKVSIDQRLALFVTVCKAVMYAHANLVVHRDLKPENILVTREGKVKLLDFGIAKVLGQEADHTRITQEGRRILTPAYASPEQLKGDDISTSSDIYSLGVVLYELLAGQRPYDTPPSPEETQEPDRPSTRIDRAIRSQDTVTADTISKARSTRPDKLRRLLSGDLDVICLKALRAEPTRRYGSVEAFSDDITRHRAGMPVHARPDTAGYRFRKFIERHRAGVVLTSLMVLLVASLVGFYTNRLATERDRAQREADKAQQVAAFLQEIFEVSNPSASKGETVTARELLDKGAARLESDLATQPEIMATMYDVIGMVYRELGLYPKADSMHRQALVNNRKLYGNESLETASTLNLIGYVNRRQGDYAGADSMYRAALAIQREQLGTEHKDIAETLANLAVILRRMGNRDEAEAMVREALQQRIKLLGPNDLEVGATMNNLALILSQRGALTEADSLYAGVIEILKETVGEAHPGMASTLNNRAYVKGQLGDPGAADSLYRAALAVKKKLYGDVHPSHVVTLNNIAAQLNDQGKHEEAEPFVEEALAIAEQVYNRPHPDVSHSLGHLANIHEARGELAKAEAFHREGMQINQSVYGAQHSRVASSMYAIAGLMAAQEKYGKALRMQREGLAMSRALTEEEDLAVARDLQALGRILADAGSLPEALPLLREALELRIKLRGKVHAEVSASQQQLGEALGKAGRTEEAEAMFNQSLDIATAISDETQLAATRASLATLKTEGQP, encoded by the coding sequence ATGACGCCCGAGCGCTGGAACCTTGTACAGGAAATATTTGAAAAGGCCGTCACTGTCGCGCCGGCAGACCTTGCCTCCTTCCTCAAAGATGCCTGCAAAGGAGATGCAGCGTTGCACGAAGAAGTCCTTTCGCTGCTCAAGGCAGACGAGGAAGAAGGTAGCATGCTCGAAGGCCATGTCCTTGATGCTGTTGATGTTGGGGAGCTATCCGACGCCCTTTCCCTGGATGGCAAAGAAATTGGTCCCTACCGTCTCATCCGACAACTTGGCGAAGGGGGCATGGGACTCGTTTACCTCGCAGAGCGGGCAGATGGTGTATTTGAACAGCAGGTCGCACTCAAGCTGATCAAGCGCGGCATGGATACGGATCGGATTATCCGCCGCTTTGAAGCGGAACGCAAAATCCTTGCGCGCCTCCAGCATGACAACATTGCCCGCGTCTTTGATGGCGGCATAACCGATGACGGCCTGCCCTATTTTGTGATGGAGTACGTTGACGGGGAGCCTATCGACACGTATTGCGACACACAAAAGGTGTCCATCGATCAGCGGCTGGCGCTTTTTGTAACCGTGTGTAAAGCGGTCATGTATGCCCACGCCAACCTGGTTGTTCATCGCGACCTGAAGCCTGAGAACATTCTGGTCACCCGGGAAGGCAAGGTAAAATTGCTGGACTTCGGGATTGCCAAGGTGCTGGGCCAGGAGGCTGATCATACCCGTATCACGCAGGAAGGCCGGCGCATCCTCACGCCCGCATACGCATCGCCTGAGCAATTAAAAGGCGATGACATCAGTACTTCCTCAGATATTTACTCGCTTGGTGTTGTACTGTATGAGTTGCTCGCCGGCCAGCGCCCGTACGACACCCCGCCTTCCCCCGAAGAAACCCAAGAACCCGACCGCCCTTCCACCCGTATCGACCGCGCCATACGGAGCCAGGACACGGTCACGGCGGACACCATCAGCAAAGCCCGCAGCACACGGCCAGACAAACTACGCAGGCTGCTCAGCGGCGACCTCGACGTGATCTGCCTCAAAGCCCTTCGCGCAGAACCAACGCGACGCTATGGCTCTGTCGAGGCTTTTTCAGATGACATCACGCGTCACCGTGCCGGCATGCCTGTCCATGCGCGCCCGGACACTGCAGGGTATCGCTTCAGAAAGTTCATTGAGCGTCATCGTGCCGGTGTAGTTTTGACCTCGCTGATGGTGTTGCTTGTTGCATCGCTCGTTGGCTTCTACACCAACCGGCTGGCAACTGAGCGGGACCGCGCCCAGCGGGAAGCAGACAAAGCCCAGCAGGTTGCCGCTTTTTTGCAGGAGATTTTTGAAGTATCCAATCCGTCTGCTTCCAAAGGGGAAACGGTCACCGCGCGGGAACTGCTCGACAAAGGTGCCGCCCGGCTTGAAAGTGACCTTGCAACGCAGCCCGAGATCATGGCAACCATGTATGATGTCATCGGGATGGTATACCGCGAACTCGGCCTTTACCCCAAAGCCGACTCCATGCACCGGCAGGCACTTGTCAATAACCGTAAATTGTATGGAAATGAAAGCCTGGAAACAGCCAGTACCCTCAACCTGATTGGCTACGTCAATCGCCGGCAAGGGGATTATGCCGGCGCTGACAGCATGTACCGCGCTGCCCTCGCCATCCAACGTGAGCAACTGGGCACAGAGCACAAAGACATTGCAGAAACCCTGGCCAATCTTGCGGTAATTTTACGCCGTATGGGCAACCGGGATGAAGCAGAAGCGATGGTACGCGAAGCCTTGCAGCAACGCATCAAACTACTCGGGCCAAATGACCTCGAAGTGGGTGCTACAATGAATAATCTTGCACTTATTCTCTCGCAACGTGGAGCGCTCACAGAAGCAGACTCGCTATATGCCGGCGTCATTGAGATCCTCAAGGAAACCGTAGGAGAAGCCCATCCAGGGATGGCCTCTACGCTCAACAACAGGGCTTATGTAAAGGGACAACTGGGTGATCCGGGCGCGGCAGATTCACTCTATCGTGCCGCGCTTGCCGTCAAGAAAAAGTTATACGGCGATGTTCACCCGTCCCACGTCGTCACCCTCAACAACATCGCAGCCCAACTCAACGACCAGGGCAAACACGAAGAGGCTGAACCCTTTGTGGAAGAAGCGCTGGCCATTGCTGAGCAGGTATACAACCGACCACATCCAGACGTATCTCATAGCTTGGGCCACCTGGCCAACATCCACGAGGCACGAGGGGAATTGGCTAAAGCTGAAGCATTTCACCGAGAAGGCATGCAAATCAATCAATCAGTGTATGGAGCACAACACAGCCGCGTAGCAAGCAGCATGTACGCCATCGCCGGCTTAATGGCTGCACAAGAAAAGTATGGAAAAGCGTTGCGAATGCAGCGAGAAGGGTTGGCCATGAGCCGGGCACTAACGGAAGAAGAGGATCTGGCTGTAGCGCGCGACTTACAGGCGCTTGGCCGCATTTTGGCTGACGCCGGCAGCTTGCCCGAAGCCCTGCCTTTGCTGCGCGAAGCGCTGGAGCTGCGCATAAAGCTGCGCGGTAAAGTGCACGCGGAAGTTTCGGCGAGTCAGCAACAACTCGGGGAAGCACTGGGCAAAGCTGGCCGAACTGAGGAAGCTGAAGCTATGTTCAATCAGTCGCTGGATATTGCTACTGCAATCTCCGATGAAACCCAGTTGGCTGCAACGCGAGCAAGCCTGGCTACGCTGAAAACAGAAGGGCAGCCTTAA